Part of the Leptospira ellinghausenii genome, AATTTTGTCACTCGTTCTAGTTTTTCGTCTGCATATTTTTCAGCAGCTTCGGATCGGTCTAAGTGTTTCCAAGTATAATTGATTTTCATAGTTTGTCCCAATTTGGTATGGAATGATTGTATTTTGGAAAAAAAGCTAACGTCAAATAAAAAAGAATTGAAGGTGAGTGTTTCGAGGCATACTCCTTGTATGCATGGCAGAGGAAGAAAAGAAAGAGAAAGCCGCCAAAAAAAAAGTGGCCAAAAAAAAATCGGCATCTCTTGCAAAACCTAAGGCAAAAGATGAATCCAAGCTACTTCCTAAAAAAGAACTCGTAAAACCACCGAGTGAAACACGATCTTTGCCACCAAACAATCTTCCTAAAATTTACAATGATTCCAAATATACAAAACATCCTAGTTATCCAACAGAAGATTTAATTAAGGTTCTTGTTCGATCCCCCAAAGAAGCCTTTGTATTTTGGAAATTTTCAGAAACCACCTTAAAACGCATCACTCAGGAATTGCAAGTGCAAACTACCGATGTTTTAAAGTTTCGTTTGAAAGTAGAATACAAAAACGTTTTTGGGAGTGACCGTGTGGAATGGTACGACCTTCCTCCCTTTACAGAATCTTACTATTTAAAGTTTATGTTTCCTGTAAAAATGATCCAATGCACCATTTTTGTTTCTTATTTAGAAAAGGAAATTTCTTCCTTACATTCCACAGGGAAAGACTTACCACTGGGCACTGAGTCCTTTCGATTGGACAAAGAATGGATCCACCCCGAATGGATCAGTGCAGGACTTGTAACAGAAAGTCCGAGTGGCGAATTTTACTTTCGAGAAACCAATGCAAGTGGATATTATGTAAACCCAAGAAACAAGCAGGCTAACCAAGATTCGTTGCCAAATGAAAATTTTCCCTTTGCCAATGGGTCGGGTTCAGGAAAGGGAATTCTTTGATGCATCATTCGATCAAGGGGCATTTGGTTTTTGTATTGCATGCCCACCTACCATTTGTTAGACACCCTGGTTATGACACTCCTTTTATTGAAGAAAATTGGTTAAACGAAGCCATCCTCGAAACCTATATCCCTCTGATTCGTGTGTTTCGAAATTTAAAAAAAGAATCAGTTCGCTTTCGGATTACCATGTCGTTTACACCGACTCTCTCACAAATGTTAGTTGACCCGTACTTGCAAAATCAATTTCGTAAGTACATCAAAAACTTAATCTCACTTGCAAATCATGAAACCAAACGAACAAAATCGGATCCGCATTTACACTATTTAGCAACACGGTATCTGGAACATTTTTTAGACACGGAATCCATCTTCGAAGAGGCAAACGGAGATTTGACAAAATTGTTTTTGCCGTTTATCGAATCGGGTGAACTCGAAGCGATGACAAGCCCTGCCACTCACGCCTTTTTACCATTTTATGATTCGGAAAAGTCGGTGTTTCGTTCCCAGTTGAAAAATGGACGTAGGACCTTTCGTAGGATTTGGGGTAGGGATCCAAAAGGGATTTGGCTTTCGGAATGTGGTTACACAGAATCGTTAGAAGAGGAACTCGACCGCGAGGGTTTTCGTTATTTTTTTGTGGACACACATGGCATTACCCATGCAAGCCCAAGGCCCAAGTTTGGAGTGTATGCTCCCGTGGAGGTGGGGTATGGAGTGTTTGCGTTTGGCAGAGACCCCGAGAGTAGCAAACAAGTTTGGAGTTCGATTGATGGATACCCAGGGGACTTCCGTTACCGCGAATACTACCGTGATATCGGTCACGACCTTCCTTGGGAAGATATCTCTCCTTACTTACATTCGAATGGGATCCGCATCAATACCAG contains:
- a CDS encoding glycoside hydrolase family 57 protein, which translates into the protein MHHSIKGHLVFVLHAHLPFVRHPGYDTPFIEENWLNEAILETYIPLIRVFRNLKKESVRFRITMSFTPTLSQMLVDPYLQNQFRKYIKNLISLANHETKRTKSDPHLHYLATRYLEHFLDTESIFEEANGDLTKLFLPFIESGELEAMTSPATHAFLPFYDSEKSVFRSQLKNGRRTFRRIWGRDPKGIWLSECGYTESLEEELDREGFRYFFVDTHGITHASPRPKFGVYAPVEVGYGVFAFGRDPESSKQVWSSIDGYPGDFRYREYYRDIGHDLPWEDISPYLHSNGIRINTSIKYYRITGKTGDKGYYHPDWAMEAAGNHAEDFLRNRIKQAEHLYATNKQPSVVVSPYDAELYGHWWYEGPQFIEFLFKKIHFNQNTIILSHPMEAARDLPRVQSVEMKMSSWGENGYGDVWLNDTNDWIYPLIHDLSIRMHKRVHEFGSGTETQIRILKQMGRELLLLQSSDWAFIMKTGTMVEYAVRRTNVHTNLFLTLEAMLTGPIDLTVLEAAEAENNAFPDIRPEDFR